In Deltaproteobacteria bacterium, the genomic stretch TATTTGTCCCCGTGCGCATCGGCTACGCCATGCACTTCCGCACGCCGATCGACGATCACAACACGCAAGTCTTTCAACTGCGTTTCAGCCCGAGCAAAGACGGCAAGCCGGTGGCGCAGCCGGATGATATTCCCATCGAATACGTCGGCACGACCAATGAAGCCGGCGAGTTCCATATGGATAATTTCACGAGCCAGGACCACATGGCGTGGGAAACCCAGGGGCCATTGGCCGATCGTTCGAAGGAGCACCTCGGCGAAGCCGATCGCGGCATCATCATGTTTCGCAAACTGCTGCGCGAACAGATCGAAGCCGTGCAGAAAGGGCAAACCCCTGTGGGCGTAAACTACGATGCTGCCAAAGACGAAACGATTCGCATGATTCCCGAAGGCAGCGCCTACGATGCTTTTTCGTTTAACGCTGCGCGGCAGCAGAGTTAACCCTAATCTTTGCGAGGACTCTTCTCCTCTGTCGGTTTGCCCGTCATCGGCACGAAGCGCACGGGAAGGGTGCGCAGCGTTTCCATTCCCGACACGGTGCGCCGCAGGATGCGCAGTTCTTGGGTGCCAGTGCCAACCGGGATCGCCATCAAGCCGCCAACTTTAAGTTGCTGCACCAAGGCCGGCGGTATCTCGTCCGGCGCAGCGGTCACCATGATGCGATCGAAGGGTGCCTGTTCCGGCCAGCCAAGATAGCCATTGCCGGTGCGCACATGAATATTTTTGTAATGTAGATCCGCTAGCGTCCGCCGCGCCCGCTCGGCCAAGGGCGCGACGATCTCGATGGTGTAAACGTCTTTTGCCAGCGGGCTGAGCACCGCCGCTTGATAGCCGGAACCGGTGCCGATCTCGAGCACGCGGTGAGCCGGTTCCAGCGCCAATTCTTGGGTCATGAACGCAACGATGTAGGGCTGCGAGATAGTCTGACCATGGCCGATCGGCAGCGGGAAGTCGCCATAGGCGAGCTGTCGTTGCGGCTCGGGCACGAAGAGATGGCGCGGCACGGTCAGCATCGCCTTGAGCACACGCGAGTCGCGGATGTCACGGCCGCGCAGCTGTTCATCC encodes the following:
- a CDS encoding protein-L-isoaspartate(D-aspartate) O-methyltransferase, with protein sequence MSFSVRQSPSIFSRLSHTSTVAALCAACLLVGVHYSSSNAQPSADERAAERRQMVDEQLRGRDIRDSRVLKAMLTVPRHLFVPEPQRQLAYGDFPLPIGHGQTISQPYIVAFMTQELALEPAHRVLEIGTGSGYQAAVLSPLAKDVYTIEIVAPLAERARRTLADLHYKNIHVRTGNGYLGWPEQAPFDRIMVTAAPDEIPPALVQQLKVGGLMAIPVGTGTQELRILRRTVSGMETLRTLPVRFVPMTGKPTEEKSPRKD